A window of the Thalassoglobus sp. JC818 genome harbors these coding sequences:
- a CDS encoding IS5 family transposase: MARRHELTDDQWESIQDLLSGKAGDPGRTASDNRMFVNAVLFVLKTGIPWEDLPERYGKSNTVWKRFDRWCQKGVWANIFHALNEEYLNEELKEIHIDSSIVKAHPTASTSRRELGEKKRTLTSDGA, encoded by the coding sequence ATGGCAAGGCGACACGAGTTGACAGACGATCAATGGGAGTCGATCCAGGATCTGTTGTCGGGGAAAGCGGGGGATCCAGGTCGAACCGCTTCCGACAATCGGATGTTCGTCAACGCCGTTTTGTTTGTTCTCAAAACAGGAATTCCCTGGGAGGATCTGCCAGAACGCTATGGCAAGTCAAATACTGTTTGGAAGCGTTTTGATCGCTGGTGCCAAAAGGGTGTTTGGGCCAATATTTTCCATGCTCTGAATGAGGAATACCTCAATGAAGAACTCAAGGAAATTCACATCGATTCCTCAATCGTGAAAGCCCACCCAACAGCCTCGACAAGTCGTCGAGAGCTAGGCGAAAAAAAGAGGACGCTCACCAGCGACGGTGCCTGA
- a CDS encoding IS5 family transposase, which yields MRRGRGGLSTKIHAVTDAAGKLLRFVLTGGQCGDAPQAEVLLDEFESGQVETVIADAAYDSDAIRTQGKRLKSKVCIKPNPTRKAKKRYDKEVYKHRNQIERFFGRIKRCRRVATRYEKKATNFAGFIWLAALTTDLI from the coding sequence CTGAGACGCGGTCGAGGTGGATTAAGTACGAAGATTCATGCGGTCACCGATGCTGCCGGGAAGTTGTTGCGGTTTGTTCTAACAGGTGGTCAATGCGGTGATGCTCCTCAAGCGGAAGTCCTGCTGGATGAGTTTGAATCTGGTCAGGTCGAGACAGTCATCGCCGATGCCGCCTATGACTCCGATGCGATTCGAACTCAAGGCAAACGTCTGAAATCGAAGGTCTGCATCAAGCCCAACCCAACTCGCAAAGCGAAGAAGCGTTATGACAAAGAAGTTTACAAACACCGCAACCAGATTGAGCGTTTCTTTGGCAGGATCAAACGTTGTCGAAGAGTCGCGACACGCTACGAAAAGAAAGCGACCAACTTCGCGGGCTTCATCTGGCTCGCCGCCCTCACCACAGACCTGATTTGA
- a CDS encoding CRTAC1 family protein: MQESEKYEDDYDPDQDEQNDAIVGLALKWSLAVLVLLVGVGGGIFWWLNRPEIVEVGEPTELADVQIRESEDVEIPQIPFADITDSAAIDFVHENGAAGQKLLPETMGGGCAFFDFDNDGDQDLLLVNSQTWEEFTGEAESSESTLALYQNDGKGNFENVTAGSGLDISLYGMGVACGDYDGDGLVDIYVTAIGPNRLFRNEGDGKFSDVTASAGVAGGKQDWGTSCGWFDYDHDGDLDLFVCNYVTWSSEYDLAQDFKLTGGDRAYGRPQNFEGAFPYLFRNDQDGKFTDVTESAGLKIRNSATNVPVAKSLGVTFDDFDSDGWLDIIVANDTVQNLLFRNNQDGTFREVGAISGVAFDMNGMARGAMGIDSAPFRNNDSIGIAIGNFSNEMTALYVSSGQSMQFVDEAIASGLGPSTRLSLTFGVFFFDADLDGRVDLFTANGHLEEDINRVQPSQFYEQSPQLFWNCGPQFQTEFLLLNDSSVGKEFSTPLVGRGAAYADIDGDGDLDILIMSTGDKPRLLRNDQATGNHWLRFELEGDAANLHAIGAEIRVEFGDEVRFGKIMPTRSYISQVELPVTIGLGNATEVDRVIIYWPDGTVQDIGAVDVDQVHRVKKSNLQTASVNGSSEDRAEGTEKRVSP, encoded by the coding sequence AGGTGGGCGAACCAACCGAGTTGGCGGATGTCCAAATACGTGAGTCTGAGGATGTTGAAATTCCGCAGATTCCGTTTGCAGACATCACTGACTCAGCTGCGATTGATTTCGTCCATGAGAATGGAGCTGCCGGTCAGAAACTTCTTCCGGAAACGATGGGAGGAGGGTGCGCGTTTTTTGACTTTGACAACGACGGAGATCAGGACTTGCTGCTCGTCAATTCACAAACCTGGGAAGAGTTCACGGGTGAAGCAGAATCGTCTGAATCGACGTTGGCCCTCTATCAAAATGACGGGAAGGGCAATTTCGAAAACGTCACGGCGGGTTCCGGATTGGATATCTCGCTATATGGAATGGGAGTGGCCTGTGGTGACTACGATGGCGATGGTCTTGTTGATATTTACGTGACTGCCATCGGGCCGAATCGACTCTTTCGAAACGAAGGAGATGGAAAGTTTTCAGATGTGACAGCCAGTGCAGGCGTTGCCGGTGGCAAGCAAGATTGGGGAACGAGCTGCGGCTGGTTCGACTACGATCATGATGGCGACCTCGACTTGTTTGTCTGCAATTATGTCACTTGGTCGAGTGAGTACGATCTTGCGCAGGATTTCAAACTGACAGGGGGAGACCGGGCCTACGGTCGCCCGCAGAACTTCGAAGGTGCTTTTCCGTATTTGTTCCGAAACGATCAGGACGGAAAATTCACTGATGTCACGGAATCGGCAGGCCTGAAAATCCGGAACTCAGCGACGAACGTACCCGTGGCGAAATCGCTTGGTGTGACGTTCGATGATTTTGATTCGGATGGCTGGCTCGACATCATCGTAGCCAACGACACCGTCCAGAATCTCCTGTTTCGGAACAATCAGGATGGAACATTTCGAGAGGTCGGCGCTATTTCCGGAGTGGCGTTTGACATGAACGGAATGGCTCGTGGAGCGATGGGAATTGACTCCGCACCGTTTCGAAATAACGACTCGATCGGAATCGCGATTGGCAATTTTTCAAACGAGATGACCGCTCTGTACGTCTCGTCGGGGCAGTCAATGCAATTTGTGGACGAGGCAATTGCCTCGGGTTTGGGACCGAGTACTCGGCTGAGTTTGACTTTTGGTGTTTTCTTTTTCGATGCTGATCTGGACGGCCGAGTCGACTTGTTCACAGCCAACGGACACCTCGAAGAAGATATCAATCGTGTGCAACCGAGCCAGTTTTATGAGCAATCACCGCAGTTGTTCTGGAACTGTGGACCTCAGTTTCAGACGGAGTTTCTGCTCTTGAACGACTCTTCTGTCGGGAAAGAATTCTCAACTCCGCTTGTTGGACGCGGTGCTGCGTATGCCGACATCGACGGAGACGGAGATCTGGACATTTTGATCATGTCCACAGGAGATAAGCCGCGACTGTTGCGTAATGATCAGGCGACCGGGAACCACTGGCTCCGATTTGAGCTCGAAGGAGACGCTGCAAATCTGCACGCGATCGGTGCTGAAATTCGAGTGGAATTCGGTGATGAGGTTCGATTTGGTAAGATCATGCCGACACGAAGTTACATCTCGCAAGTCGAACTTCCGGTCACAATTGGCCTGGGAAATGCTACAGAGGTGGATCGTGTTATTATTTACTGGCCCGACGGGACTGTTCAGGACATCGGGGCTGTCGATGTCGATCAGGTCCATCGAGTAAAAAAATCAAACCTTCAGACCGCTTCGGTCAACGGAAGTTCCGAAGATCGGGCTGAGGGAACGGAAAAGAGAGTGAGTCCATGA
- the msrB gene encoding peptide-methionine (R)-S-oxide reductase MsrB, translating to MKQQIQRTEEEWRKILTPEQYYVLRAKGTERPFRNEFDDHFAEGLYSCAACGEELFSSETKFQSGCGWPAFYAAMAGENVNLYEDYSHGMTRTEVTCAGCGSHLGHVFDDAPSTPTGQRYCINSVSLKFTPAEEGSAY from the coding sequence ATGAAGCAGCAGATTCAGCGAACTGAGGAGGAATGGCGGAAAATTCTGACGCCTGAGCAGTATTATGTGCTCCGGGCGAAAGGAACTGAGCGACCATTTCGAAATGAGTTTGACGATCACTTCGCTGAAGGATTGTACAGTTGTGCGGCGTGTGGTGAAGAACTGTTCAGTTCAGAGACCAAGTTCCAATCAGGCTGCGGTTGGCCCGCTTTTTATGCTGCAATGGCAGGTGAGAACGTCAACCTGTACGAAGACTACTCTCACGGAATGACTCGCACTGAAGTGACCTGCGCTGGATGTGGTTCGCACCTCGGTCACGTCTTCGATGACGCGCCGTCGACTCCCACCGGGCAGAGATATTGCATTAACTCTGTCTCTCTGAAATTCACTCCCGCTGAAGAAGGGTCAGCCTACTAG